AGAACGATGTTGCCAATACGACACTCAACCAGTCTTTTGAAGAAGGTGTCATTGCTGAAGATTCATCAAAACTCAGTCCTATCACAGGCACAAAAAAACCAAAAAGAAATGATCCGTGTCCCTGCGGTTCGGGTAAAAAATATAAAAACTGTTGTGGACAGAGCGGACCTAAAAAAGGTCTTTTGGCATAATGTCCACACCTGCCAGAATCTCCTCGCCTAATAAAAAGTTTATTAGGCATATCATCAAACACTACCTCAAATATGATAAAGAGAACCCTTTTATCTTTATCTCTGCAATGTTGGCTTTCTTGGGTATCGCTGCAGGTGTAATGGTACTGATGATCGCCATGGGGATCATGAACGGGACACAAAAAGAGTTCACCAAAAAACTTTTTGTGATGAACTACCCTCTGACCATACTTCCACTGGAAGAAGATACCGTCAATGATGCACTGATCACTAGATTGGGAGAAAAGTTTCCCCATCTTCAGTTCAGTCCCTATTATACCACTCAGGTCATCACAAAAAATGACGGTGCCGTGCAAGGCTCTTTGGTCTATGGTGTGGATTTTGATAAAGAGAGCAAGATCAACGCCATCTTTAAAGAGGCAACAGGCCATGAAACAAGCAAGTTCAGGGTGGTGATAGGTGAAGGGCTCTCTTTTGAAATGAATGCGCCTAAAGGGGAAAAGGTCACACTCTATTTTTCAGAGCAGCAGGCTATCGGTTTTGGGACCATGCCGCTCCAAAAACGTTTTATCGTAGACGGTATTTTCAAATCCGGTCTTAAAGCCTATGACAAAGCGATCATGTATACCTCTTTGGAAGCGTTTGAAAAACTTCTGGACCGTAAACATGGAAGCTATGACGGTCTGCATATCTATACCGAAAATCCTCTGGATGAGATAGACGCCATACGAAGCGTACTGCCTGAAATGGTCGTCATAGAAGGCTGGTGGCAGCAGAACGGAAATTTCTTTGCAGCGATGGAAATGGAAAAAAAGGCGCTCTTCCTGGTGTTGCTTCTTATCATCCTTGTCGCCTCGCTCAATATCATCTCTTCTTTGCTGATGACAGTGATGAGCCGAAGAAGAGAGATCGCCCTGATGCGTACACTGGGTGCCACGAAAGTAGAGATCAAAGCGATCTTCTTTAGATTAGGCCTTATTATAGGGAGTGCGGGTATCGTAGCGGGTACCCTCCTTGGCGGACTGGGTATCTGGGTACTCACAACCTTTGACATCATCTCCATGCCTGCGGATGTTTACGGTACTTCGAAACTGCCGGTTGATCTGACGTTCCATGATTTTGGATTGATCATACTAGGTACCAGTATCATTATACTGCTTTCTGCCCTCTACCCTGCAAAAAAAGCATCTCAGACGGACCCTTTAACGGTACTCAGAAATGAGTAATATAAAAGTGCGTCCCATCAGACAAATCCACCATTCTATTCGTTGATGATATGCTCCGGTGACTCCAGTGCTCTTTTGAGTATTTTGAGAGGTAATGAGAGTATATCCCCGCCCGCGGATGTCTTGACCTTTGGATCGTCTAATGTTCCTGTAATTTGGAGTCCGAAGGTCATACTCTTATCTTTTCCCATCAAAATATAACCTACCAGAGGCAAACTTCCTACCAGTTTACCCAACTCTCTTGCCGATTGGATAGCAAGATTGATATCGATGGTTTTTTTCTCAAGATCGATCTCTCCTGTTCCTGCGATCGTTGCCGATGTACCTTTAATATAAATGGAATCAAACAGGATCTTATCCTGTTTGATCATTCTATATTCGACGACTCCCTTCTCTATCGTAAAGCCTTTGTCGGAATAACCGGGGTTTTGTAAAGAGGCTAAGGCAGGTATGGTATTGATAAAGGCCAAAGTGTTATTGTAGACCTTGAAATCCTTCATCACCCCGCCCTCAACAATGATCTCACCTTGCATGGTCTTTTTAGGGTCACCTGAAAGTTTTAATGTATAGCGTCCATGCTGTAAACCCTTAAAATTTATAAGGGGATGCAGTGCATTATCCTGTATACGCAATGCCCGTATAGAGAAGATATCTTTCTCTTTAGAAAATTTGATAATATCTCCGGCTGAACTTCCTATGGCCTGAATGTCTCCATTGGGTTTCACTTCCACATCGTAACTGTCCGTCACCAAGCTATACTCACCATATCTTAATTGGCTGTTCTCACCTAAAATGATCAAACTTTTTGCTTCTTTGGTGTCATCCTTTTTCGTCGTCTTTTCGCTTTTTTCTTTTTCTGCTTCTAGCGTCAAGAATTTTTCAAGATCAAAATTGAGGTTGGTGAGTTTAATGCGTGAATTGGCTTTACTGTAATAAAAACGTTTATCAAAAGCATAGAAATCCAACGCATTGGATGTGACGGTACCCTCAAAAGGCACTCTTGTTTTACATTGATCATCTTTTTCATAAAGAAAACATGATTCCCTTTTCAACATGCCATCAAAGGTATAGGTGTTAAAATCTTTTGTTTTAATATTTACTTTCCCGCCATTCTCAATGGGACCTGGATCCGGCAGATAGGGTTTGATCTTATTCAGGTCACTCAACTGGATGGAGGTTTCATTGCTCTCATTGGTAAGTTTCATAGAGAGCTTGGGTATCTTGATATGGATATTTTTCTCATAGTTGAGTGTAAAAGGCAGTGTTTTATTCTCTAAGTTAAAAAATGTCTCTTTTTCATCTCCAAGCGTGATACGCTTGGCATCAAAGATGAAATCTGCTTTTTTCTTTTGCATATCCAACGTACCATCGAGCTTGCCTTCATAGAACGTATCTTCCAAATAGATATTTTTAAATGTGATCAGGCCTTTGTGATACTGTACATTCCCTCTTACGATAGGAAGTTTGACTTTTTCCAGTAATACATCGCCTCTATCAAAATCCACATTGACAAAATAATCCTGATAACTGTTCTTCAAGGCCAGATCTGCCATGAACAACACATTGACTTTCCCGCTTTGCTGATCCAGGGGCAACACAATATCATAGGCTTTAAGTAAGTTCTGCATGGTGACGTCAAACCGGTGATCGGCTTTTATTTTCAGTTTTAGGTTCGTGTCTGCATTAAGTAGATTGAGTATGCTTACCTTGCTGCCATCTAAACTGATGCCTTCATAGGTCGGCTCCTTCAGGTCAAAATAGAGTCCGCCATTGTGATAGGTCAATAGTAAACTTGGGGCTAAAACCGGCGGCAGGTTCTCTTTAAAATGTATGTGCGTATCTGAAAAGAGCACTTCGCCGTTCAGTGCATCAAAGTCCATTTTAAAGGTGCCGTTTTCCAAGCTTCCTTTACCCGTCAAGGAGCGCAGTGTATAATGGTCTGCTTTGACCTTATCGACGATCCAGCTTCGCACACTTTCCCTAAGATCAAACATATCAACGATACTTTTCAGATCACGGAAACTGTCACTCTCCAGTCCAAAATCGATCTTATTGCCATCTTTGATCGCGTGAAATCTTCCCAATGCATCATAAAGTTTAAAAAAGCCTTCTGTTGACAATATCTTTTCATGCAGATCGTAGGTCAGTTTTCCACTCATCGTTACATTATGTTTTTTCAAAAAAAGCAGAGGGATCGTTGCTTTTAACATCTTCCCTTCACGTTTTGCTGAGCCTATGATCTCATACTCTTTACTTGAAAGCCCTAAGAAATCATCCTTAAATCTAATACTCATGGTGTTATTATTGAAGGTGATATTTTTCACTACGATGGATTCGAAAAAGGTTAGTAGATATTTGATACGCTCAAATGTCTCATGTACACTGCTAAAAGAAGGTTTGGCTTTACTCTGGGGGAGAATGACATGATCCGCTTTTACTATAAGCTTTTTATCGAGTTTAATGTATAATCCCTCTACATTGTAACCAGCGACTTTAATGGTATCCAATTTGATACCTACCATTAGCCACATAAAAAAAGCGATAAAAAGGACCACCAGGAAGATGAGTGTATTACGTAAAAGCACATGGATAGCATGGGCAGAAAACATTATACTGGTTTTGATCATCTCTTTCGCCTTTTATACAACACTGCCCATTCAAACAACGCGGACACTTTTAGTACCGCAGGGATCTATTACGCACATTATATCACAGCTGACACAAAAAGGGTATGCCTTAAGCCCTATAGATACATATATTTTGGTCTTTCTGGGGAAACCTCAAAGCGGTTGGGTCGATATAGGTGCAACCCGTTTGAACCGTATCGATTTTTTATATAGACTGACCACGGCCAAAGCCAAAATGGAAGAGATCACACTGATCCCGGGTGAAACCACGGAACTCTTCTTCACTTCCGTAGCGGCTGACCTGAATCTTGATAAAACAAAACTGGACGCCTATTATCAAGAGTTTTCGCACTACCCTGAAGCGGGTATCTATGCAGATACCTATTATGTACCTTACGGTATCAGTGAAAAACATTTTATCCATTTTCTTCTTTCTGCCTCTGAAAAAAAATATAAAGAGATCTCTGAAAAGATCTATGGAACCTATAATAAAAAACAGTGGTTAAATGTACTCATTGTTGCGTCTATCATCCAAAAAGAAGCGGCCAATACAGAAGAGATGCCCGTCGTTTCATCTGTGATCTATAACCGTCTTAAGAAAGGTATGCCTCTGCAAATGGACGGGACACTGAATTACGGTAAATATTCTCATGTCAAAGTCACTCCGGAACGCATTAAAAATGACACAAGCAGATTTAACACGTACAAATATAAAGGGCTGCCTCACATGCCTATAGGTGCCGTCTCTTTTAATGCGATCATCGCAGCGATCAAGCCGGCAAAGACCGACTACCTTTACTTTATGAAAAATGACAAAGGGGTACACGACTTTACGCACAGCTATAAAACGCATCGTAAAAATATTCAAAAAGCACGCTGATCTAGAACCACAGAAACTGAACGATATTCAACACGATCATGCCTATAAATCCTATACGGCATACAAGAAGCGGATTTCTCTCCAGAATAGATGTACTTTTATCAAAGTAGGGTTTGACTTTCAAGGGATTACTGACTTCGTACTGCATTTCTGAGTAGTTTCTGTAACGTTGATCCGTATCGGTATCCAGCGCTCTCAGGATCACACTCTCAAACCATGCAGGGATTTTAGGGTTGAGTTTACCTGGTGCTTTGATACGCTTTTCAAAAGAGGGATTTTGAAAAGGCTCTATCTCTCCGAACGGAAACTTGTGTGTCAGTACTTCATACAGTGTCACACCTATGGCATAGATCTCTGTCTGTTCATTGACCGGTGCTTGTTTAAAACGCTCCGGTGCCAGGTATGAAGGTGTACCTGCCCGTGTCACATTGGAGTAGGCTTCAGTGATACTTCCAAAGTCCACCATTTTAAATACCAATTTGCCTTTACGTTCTGTCACAATGATATTTTCAGGCTTGATATCCCCATGGACCAGGTCGTATTTCATAAGGAAATTCGACATCTTGAGCAAAAAGATGGCCAATGCAACACTCAAATCCACTGAGAGCGGTTTTTTGGCACTGTACGCTTTAAGTGTCTGACCTTCTATGAAACTCATAATGTAGTAACGGTGTGTACGATTTTTAGGGATCACTGCTTTTGGGAAAAAACCTGCTTTGAGTCTCTTTGCCATCCAAGCTTCTTTTACAAACAGGTCGAGTATCATCTCATCATCCATCGCTTCATACGGTATGAACTTGATCACATACTTGAATCCCCGTTTTTCACAAAGCCAGGTACGTTCGTTTTGGATCAATGGCTTGATGAGTGTGTAGCCATCGATCACTTCACCCGCTTTATAATGCTCACGTACCATAAGGTCACTTTGTTTCAGTCTGAACCGGGGATCCACCTCTTTGATCTCAAGTACAATGGCTGTAGTATCGTCAGGAAGATCATCATGATAGAGTTTACTTGCTTTTTTTACCAAAAAAGAGGCACCCATTTTCATATCTGCTCTCAGTTCATCTTCCGAAAGTTCATGATAGAGTCCATCACTGCAAAGCAGTATCATATCGCCTGCTAAAAGGTTATTTTCAAAATAGTAGGGTGAAACACTCTCCTCCAGTCCCATCGCTGCCATCAGTACATTTTCCATACCCTCTTCATCCATGATATGATCTTCAGAGAGTTGGGTCAGTTGCGCATCACCATCAATATTTCTATGTAAATAGATACGGCTGTCCCCAACATTTGCACCGTAGAGTCTGTCACCCTCTATTACGACAAGTGCGAGTGTCGTAACAAGTTCTTCACGGTCATATTCTGCCATCGAATCAAGATAGAGTACTCTGTTGATATTTTCTATAAAGTGTTTAATGGACTTTTCCATCGTCCAGCTTTTGGGTCTGTTCTTCAGCGCATTGATCAAAAAATTGGTCGTGTGTTTGGCTGCCTGTGCTCCCTGCAGCGCAGACCCCACACCATCACAGACCACGGCGACAGTAATGTTCTCCATTACTTTCACTTCAAAGAAATCATCCCCTTTGAGCTGTGTACCTTTAGCAAGTGTGAGTCCCGATGTTTCGATGCTTTGTTTTGACATAGGCTGCCTTTATGATTATTCTAAATTATATAATAGAAGTTATGACATAATTTAAAATAATATCGAAGAAAAAATAATCTCACTTGATGTGATAGATGCATGAACGTAATGTTCATGCTTGAGTTTAGAGTGTTTGCTAAAAATTTGAGGTTAGCTATAAGCTAATCAATGATTTTTTGTAAATGCCCTAGACTCAATGATGTATATTAATTTTATGATTTCTATTACATCAATTGAGATTCAGATCATACCGCCTGCTTTCAATCCCCACGTCGTTCTCCATCTGGTCTTCACAAGTGAGATGCCTGCGATCGCGACTAGAACCACTGCTGCAAATATCATAAATCCTGCAGTATACCCGTCAAAAGCACCTTTTGACCAACCCAGGGTCTTGATCAGTGCAGTACCGCCGAGACCGCCGGCTGCACCGATGATCCCAGTCATAATACCGATATCTTTACCAAACCTTTGCGGGACCAGCTGGAAGACTGCTCCATTTGCCATACCCAAGTTTGCCATGATAAGAAAAAGCACCACGATGGCCAAGCCAAACGGCAATGCAATGGTAGCATTTACCACAGCCAGTGCTGCAACCGTACCAAAGAAGATATAGAGTGATTTTACTCCACCCATTTTATCTGCAATGGCACCGCCTACTGGCCGAAGTACGGCACCTGAAAAAATACACAATGCACCAAAATAACCTGCAACGACTTTCACATTGTCCTCATCCAATATATCCAGTCCAAATGCGCTCATCTCTACCTGATAGGTGTTCATCAAATAGACTTTCATGTACCCTGCAAAACCTACAAACCCGCCAAAACTCACTGCATAGAAAAGATTGAACCACCAGGTATCCTTATCTTTAAGCAGTTTCCCGTAATCAGAGAGTTTTTTAGGTCTGGCTTTATAGACAGATTCCGGTGCATTTTTAGCTATGAATGCATAGGCTATCCATACTACGATAGCCATAACCGCACCCACCAGAAATACGGATTCCCAACCCCATTTTTCTGCGATCTTAGGCGCAAATAAGAAGTCAATGACCACACCGATGTTACCCGCTCCGGCAAGCCCAAGTACAACGCCTTGTAACTTAGGCGGATACCACTGACCCGCCTGAGGAAGTGCCACAGCAAATGATGCTCCCGCAAAACCAAGCCCCAACGCTACGATAAGCAGGGCATTGTACGTAATGGTCTCACCCATAAAATATGCCATGAGAAGTGCTGCGATCACTACAGACTGTGCCATGAGCGCTGTCAGTTTTGCACCGAGCTTATCCACCCCGAAACCAAGTAGGATCCTTAACAGTGCACCAGATAAAATAGGAAGTGAAAGCAGTGTGGCTTTTTCGCCCGCTGTTATCATATAACCTGTCGCAGCCAATGCCTCACTGATCTCTGTAGAGAGCGGACCTAACATGGTCCAAACCATAAAACTCATATCAAAATATAAAAAAGCCATGAACAACGTAGGTGTATGTCCCTGCCCTTTCAACGCCTTAAATCCTGCCATTTTTTCTCCTCTCAGATGAATGATTCGTGAAGTATACAATGATAAGAGAGTCATATTTATTGATTTATGATTAATTTTTAACCATTTATTTTTTACATAAATATGGGCCAAAACCTACATTAAAATTATATATTCAAAACATATTGATTAAAAAATATACAATTATATGAATATGTAACCATCTTTTCAGAGATATAATGACATCAATTACAGCGAGGATGATCATAAAGATGAAACAGAGACAAACTTTACCCATATTACTGAAAGAACAGCATATTCTTTTGATCGGTGGTGGGAATGTAGCATTGCAAAAAGCAGAAGTACTGGCAGAGAACCATATCTCTTTTTCTGTGATATCCCAAGAAGTGCACCCTAAGATACAAACATTGTGTTCTGACATACAGATCAAAAAATTCAAAACGAAAGATATTCAAAAGCATCTCATTGTGATAGATGCTACTGGGAATGAAAAAGTCACACAAAAACTTTTAAAGTATAAACAGAAACACCCTCTTTTACTCAATGTGGTAGATCAACCTAAAGTCTGTGATTTCTACTTTATGGCACTGACAAAAAATGCACCGCTTCAGATAGCCGTGTCAAGTTCCGGTGCAAGTCCTACTGTGGCTAAATACTTCAGAGATAAGTGTCAGGCACTCATGCCCGATAATATGGAAACATTTTTGGAAGCGTTGCAGTCACAAAGGGACAAAGGGATCATAAAGATAGAAAAAACGCTTGAAAAGATCGAACAAATGACAGCCAAGGCGTATCTGGTAGGCTGCGGTCTGGGAGATCCTGAACTGCTTACACTCAAAGCCTATAACATTATCAAAGAGGTGGATGTCGTCCTCTATGATCACCTCATCAGTGACGAGATCATGGCTATCGTACCAAAACGTACAAAGAAGGTCTTTGTAGGTAAAGAAAAAGGATTTCATACTAAACCCCAAGAAGAGATCAATAAACTCATACGCACATATATTAAAAAAGGGTACTCCGTTGCACGATTGAAAAGCGGTGACCCCTTCATCTTTGGCCGTGGTGCCGAAGAGTTACTTTACCTTTCACAAAAAGGTATCAGAACTGAAGTGATACCGGGTATCTCTTCAGCAGTATCAGGACCGCTGATGGCAAATATCCCTGTCACAGCAAGGGATTACAGTAATGCCTTTACTGTCGTCTCAGCCCACTTAAAAGGGAATGCCATCAATCTCAACTGGGTACCGATGTTGGAAAACAGAGATCATACGGTCGTCGTATTGATGGGGCTTACACGGATCAAAGAGATCGTACAGCAGGCAAAAGCATTACATATAGAGTTGGACACACCTTGTGCCATTGTCTCCAATGCAAGCCGGAAGAACCAGACCGTACTTACCACGACACTTGAGAACCTTGAAGAGGTTTCCCTTGGGGCATCAAGACCTTCTATTTTGGTCTTTGGAGACGTCATACACTATACAAACACACTGAAAGAGAGTCTAACATGAGCATTTTAGAAAAAGCCTCACAGGCAAGAAATACCAAACTCAACAAAGTCGAGACAACCAAAGCACTGAAGATGCCGATGGATGTATATACCAAGTTAGAAGAGATCGCTGCAGCCGGATATGAAGGTCTAGCCAAAGAGGACAGTGCCTATTTTTTAAAATGTTTTGGACTCTTTGACAAAGGGGAAGACTTTATGCTTCGCGTGCGTATACCTGCTGGACAATTGAACTATGAACAAGCGTTACGTATCGGTGAAGTGGCGCAAAAGTACGGGAATGACTATATCGATCTGACGACACGTATGCAGGTCGAACTGCGTTACTTGCAGATAGCAGACATTGCCAAAGTGTTACAGGAACTCAAAGAGGTCGGTATCTCTACGTTTCAGACCGGTGTGGACAACCCTCGGAATATCGTGACCGATCCACTCGACGGCATCGCATACGATAACATCATTGAGACCAAACCCATCATTGATGCACTCCAAACTATCTTTGGAGAAGATCCGGACTGGATCTCCGTATTGCCACGTAAATTCAATACAGGTATCTTAGGTTCTCTTTCGAACTCCTGTAACATCTTTGGACATGACTGCTGTTTTGTCTTAGCCCAAAAAGATGGGGTATTTGGATTTAACATCTATTTGGGTGCGTGTGTAGGTGTACAGGCACAAGATGCCAACCTTTTTGTGCAGATAGACGAAGTGGGTCTCTTCTACAAATCACTTCTGACTGTATTTAAAACGTACGGATACCGTGATAACCGTAACAAAAACCGTTTGGTGTTCCTTATCAATGATGTCGGTATAGAAAACCTTGTCAATGCGATCAAAGAAGAGGCCGATGCCCAATTTGCTCCTGCAGGTACGACGATGGTACAGTCTCAAAATATCGCACTGGGGTCCAACAAAGTACTGGGACGTAATGGTAAATATAATTACAAGATCATCGTACCCTCTGGTATATTCAGCGGTACAGACATGATCGCTGCGGCCCAGGCAGCAAAAGTATTTGGTACAGGGGATATAAGATTGACCTATGACCAGAATGTCTATATCGTAAATATTGCAAAAGATCTACTGGAAGATTTTGAGGCGACAGAACTGATCACGAACTATGCGAAGTTCAATAATCTCTACTTTAATGACATGATAGCCTGTGCCGGGACAGCTACCTGTAGCTTTGGTGTCATACCGAACAAGCCTGATGCCATAGAAATGGCACATTTCCTGAGCTCTGAAGTAGCCATTACAAATGCCAATGTACGTATGAACTGGTCTGCCTGTCCTAAAGGATGTGGCGTACATGGTATCGCTGATATAGGATTTGAAGGGTGTAAAGCCAAAGATGAAGAAGGTAACCGTGTGGACGGTGTACACATTTTCGTCGGTGGTAAGATCACGCGTATGGCAAAAGAAGCACATACCTTACATAAAGCCCTGCCGTTAACAGAAGCCAAACATCATGTGAAATATCTGCTTAAGACCTATGCAGCGTATAAACAAAGAGGTGAAACCTATGAAACTTTTGATGACAGGTTTTTATCGGCAAACTACTCTTTTCAAGCCCTTGGTTTTTACACAAAGATAAACTATATCCTCAATGAAAAACTGGGATTGGATCTTTGGTTTGAACTTGAGAGTGCACCAAAAACATTTAAAAAAGAAGAGTTTGAGATTTTTGCTTTTGGATTGAAACTCTTTAAACTGCTTACGGGTGAAAAACGTTATGAGTCGGTTGAAAACTTTGAACCTGTACTGGCCAAACCCAGAAACATTACAAGAGATGAAGTCACCAAACTCAATCCGAAAGTCCCCCCAAAGCTCTCAGAGGTCATCTACACTATGACCCATCAAGAAAAAAGAGAACGTGCACAGGTCTTCTCTGAGCTGATCGTAGCACTTAAAGAAGTTCACTAGATGAGTCAAACAGTGTGTGCATACTGTGGTGTGGGATGCAAATTAGAACATATCAATGATACACTTAAAGGCGTAAAGGAGTATCCTTCAAACCAGGGGATGTCATGTGCCAAAGGTATCTCACAATCAAAAACCGTCCATACCAATAGACTATTGGAGGTACACTGTAGAGATTCTATACAAGAGAGTTACAGACCTTCCACTTATGCGGATAGCTTCCAATTGATTGCTGAAAAAATCAAACAGACTGCCAACCCTGACAGAATCGGATTTTATCTTTCCGGGCAAATGCTCAATGAAGACTATTATGTAGCCAATAAACTTGCAAAAGGTTTTGTCGGAACGGCCAATTGTGATACCAATTCAAGAACATGCATGGCAAGTGCTGTCGTGGGATATAAAAAATCTTTCGGAATGGATTATGTTCCCGTAAGAATGGAAGATATCGAACATTGTAATTTAATGATACTCATTGGTGCCAATACTGCTGAAGCACATGTTGTATTGCACAACAAGATCAAAAAAGCACAAAAAAAAGGCTTAAAAGTTGTCGTCATTGATCCAAGATTTACACTGACTGCTAAAAATGCTGACCTCTACATACCCCTTAAAGTCGGTACAGATATCGATCTTTTGAATCTACTTGCTATAAAATTGATAAAAGACGACCATATTGCGTATGATTTTATAAAGGAGCACAGTAACAATTTCAATAGCTACAAAGAGAAGCTCTTGGCACTTGATGAAAAAATGCTCTTAGAGCGCACACAACTTTCAGAAGATATTTTTGAAGCTTTGTACAGACTTTTTAGACAGAGTAAAAATATCATCACTGCATGGACCATGGGGATCAATCAATCCGTTCAGGGGGTAGATA
The sequence above is drawn from the Sulfurovum sp. TSL1 genome and encodes:
- a CDS encoding ferredoxin--nitrite reductase; the protein is MSILEKASQARNTKLNKVETTKALKMPMDVYTKLEEIAAAGYEGLAKEDSAYFLKCFGLFDKGEDFMLRVRIPAGQLNYEQALRIGEVAQKYGNDYIDLTTRMQVELRYLQIADIAKVLQELKEVGISTFQTGVDNPRNIVTDPLDGIAYDNIIETKPIIDALQTIFGEDPDWISVLPRKFNTGILGSLSNSCNIFGHDCCFVLAQKDGVFGFNIYLGACVGVQAQDANLFVQIDEVGLFYKSLLTVFKTYGYRDNRNKNRLVFLINDVGIENLVNAIKEEADAQFAPAGTTMVQSQNIALGSNKVLGRNGKYNYKIIVPSGIFSGTDMIAAAQAAKVFGTGDIRLTYDQNVYIVNIAKDLLEDFEATELITNYAKFNNLYFNDMIACAGTATCSFGVIPNKPDAIEMAHFLSSEVAITNANVRMNWSACPKGCGVHGIADIGFEGCKAKDEEGNRVDGVHIFVGGKITRMAKEAHTLHKALPLTEAKHHVKYLLKTYAAYKQRGETYETFDDRFLSANYSFQALGFYTKINYILNEKLGLDLWFELESAPKTFKKEEFEIFAFGLKLFKLLTGEKRYESVENFEPVLAKPRNITRDEVTKLNPKVPPKLSEVIYTMTHQEKRERAQVFSELIVALKEVH